The Kogia breviceps isolate mKogBre1 chromosome 19, mKogBre1 haplotype 1, whole genome shotgun sequence genome contains the following window.
ataaaataaaataagatggtgTAGTATAGTTGGCCCTTCATATCTACGGGTTCTGCATccagattcaaccaactacagCTCATATCCACAGCTGGTTGAACCCACGGATAGGGAAGGCAAACCGTATTTACTACCTGGTCCTTTAGAGGAAAGGTTTCCTGACCCCTGTAACATAggtattaaacaaaataatatgtaGCTGCTAAAACTGGCATTCTTAAAGAATCTATTAAAAGATATAGGAAatggtggtgtgtttttttttttaacaagattaCAGTTTAGTTGGAAAGTTGgttaaaagtatatgtatatatgcagagaaaaaagAGTCTACggagatatataaaaatattaatatggttTCTGTGGATGTGGAGATCGATTACAAATTTGACTCTtatatttaactattttttaCCCTCTTTTATGAGAAGcatgcagacttttaaaaaactactcCATAAGCagaaaaagttactttaaaagCCAAAAGATCCCTTTCTATGAagctctggaaaaggcaaaactattggGACAGAAAccagatcagtggttgtctggGGCCGGAGGATCTTTCTggggtgacagaaatgttctgtatcttgattgtggtggggTAACAAGGCTGGAGATGACTGTATCAAACTTCAAACAAGGAGGTTATTCTgtatgaattatacctcaataaaactgacttaaagaaagtaaaaagaaaaacaagactgTCCCTGATCCCTTGGCTATTTAAGGTCCGATCCCCTCCCAGTCTGGTGCTCTAGATGACCCAGGGAAGTTGGGCTATGGTCCTTTCCCAAAGGGCCACTTTAGGGGTTCAGAAGCTGCTCTTTAAGGGAAGTAAAGAACTGTAACTAGAAAGAACATCTCCCCACTTGGTGAAGCCCAGGGACCAGAGATAAGGCAAGGATGGCTGGCCAAGACCACTTCCTCACCACCAGTGCCACGCTGAGGTCCCGGGCCAGAGTCTTCAGCTCTCGGGCCAGCTGCATCATCAAGGCCAAGCCTGgggaagaaaaagcagagaggGTGGGAAGCAGGGCATTGGGGACCAGGCTGGCTGGAGACAGGACTCCAGAGCTGGGAGGCAAGATCAAGACCCCAACCCTGGGCTCTGCCACACCACTCACCTTCCCTCTGCTGACCTCCCAGAAGTGGGGCGACCACCGCAGTGACCGAGTCCACAACCACCACCTTCAGAGTCCCTGAAGAACTGCTCACCTGTGGGGTTGATGGGAAGCAGGCGCCATGAACCAGGTGGCCTCTAGGGGGCGACCATTACCAGACAAGCCTGCTCTTCTTTCAGAAACTGGTAAGAAataacctcccccaccccaaatacAGCTGGGCCCGTATGATGGAATTTcagcaatgtcttttttttcccacctccATTTGTATGTATAACAGATTTTACTGAAGAATTGGGTGGAAAGAGAGAGTTTAAATCACAGGACATCACAGATATCCTAAAACAATTAAATTTGAGAAATCCCTGCTCAGATCCTGTGGTCCCCTGGTTAGGAATTTTCTTAGTAGAATCTTTCTCCTTGTGGCCAGTCCCCCAGCATCTTGTCaggctctcttctccctctcctgcttACGCCCCAAGTTCCTAACTTCCTTTGCTGAAGAGGTCAGCCTTCTCTTTACTTCAGTCTTTTTCCAGATTGTGCCTCTAGGGCCTAATCTTCCATATCTAAAAAggttccaggggcttccctggtggcgcaggggttaggaatctgcctgccagtgcaggggacatgggtttgagccctggtccgggaagatcccacatgctgcagagcaactaagcccgtgtgccacaactactgagcctgtgagccacaactactgagcccacatgccacaactactgaagcccgcgtgcctagagcccgtgctccataacaagagaagccaccgcaacaagaagcctgtgcaccgcaatgacgagtagcccccgctcgtctcaactagagagagcccatgcacagcaacaaagacccaacacagccaaaaaaaaaaaaaaagctccaaatATAGACTATATAGACAGCCACCTGATAAAACCAGGAAACTAGGAAACATCCTCCTAGTTTCTTGGACCTAAAATGTCTCTTGTCCTTGAagcttcccttctcttctcccttatTCCTTATATCGAACCCATTTGCCAATTCTGTTTCCATAACTGTTTTTTTTCATCTCATGTTGGCCAAGTCCTGGATATTCAGCTTATCTTGTCTGTCTTTTGCATGTCTCCCCCTTCACATCCCAGTTATTGACTCTTGGCCAGCCACTGGCTGTCTAAGAGACACtggcagaaaagagagagaacagctTCGCCTTTCTTTACTCTCTGGGAGAGCAGGTTGAAATCTCTGGCCAAAATGGGACAAGCCTTTTGCCGCTTGTAACGATGGGGCTATCAGGTATCTGTGGCAGACAGACCCCACGATCCCCACCTCTAGGTGTCTGAGTCCTCTGTGATCCCTTCCCCTTGACCCTGGGGGAGTCCTGTGACTTGCTTTCTAACTAGTCAAATGTCAAAGGTGTTAGGATGTCACTCTCTTTTTTTGGTcgcactgcgtggcttgtgggatcttagttccccgaccagggattgaacccaggcccctgcaagtgaaagtgcagagtcctaaccactggatggccagggaattccctggatgtCACTCTCTTGATTAGGCTATATTATATGGCAAAGGGAATGGGCTGCCACCCCGTGATTACATTGTTATGTAAGATGGCGTGTTGCGTTTTGCTCTTACACTTGTGCTGTCTTGAAAAAGCAAGTGGCTGTTCTGTAAACTGCCTATGCAAAGGGCCACATGTCAGGAACAGTGGGCAGCCTCAAAGAATTGAAGGTGGCCTCTGCCAGTAACCAGCTGCCAGCAAGGAACTGAAGCCTctaggaaatgaattctgccaaaaaCTTGAATGAACTTGTAAGTGGTTCTTCCCCAGTTGAGCCTCCAGATAAGAACACAGCCCAGCTGCCACCTTGATCACGGCCTAATGAGACCCTAAGTAGGGGACCAGGCTAAGCtgtgcccagactcctgacctacagaaactgtgaggtaataaatatgtgttgttttaatTCACTAAGTTTGTAGTAACTTGCTATGTAGTAACAGAAATATATACCATCTAATGGCCCTACAGTAAAAAATATCATCTTTTGACCTGGGAATTGAGAGATCTGGGTTATAAGCTTTGTTCTTATCCTAAATATGTGGTGACTTTGGCCAACTGACTGCATGTCTCTGGCCCTCACTCTCCTCATCTCTAGAACTCAGAGGGTTGGATTAGGTCAGGACTACTTGACTTCATGTCTCAGCACATGCAGGTGTCATAGCCTGCTACGATTCCTATGGCAAGCACTTGTTCAACTATTATATGTTCTAAAGTTTGTAAAAATGCTTTACTTTATATACAACCCTGGGTATGCCCATGGGAACATGTTATGCTTTGGGGTGAGAGATAAAGTTTAAGATGAATTAAACTATCCTCTGAGTGTATAAATCAGTGCACCAAATCCTGTCTAAGCCCCTATCAGGTGCAGGGTTACCAACCCAAATGCCATTCCAAACTCCTCTTCCTTGTTAACAGGACTCTGAATGTGTTCAAGTACTGGGCAGAAATCTCCTGACATCAGGGAAGGTGGGCCCAACCCCTGGTCTAGGACAAACACATAGCTCAGTTTTGGTCAATTAGATGTAATGGGAACAGGGAAGCATATTGGGGGGTTCCAGAGGAAGATTTCTCTTCTCTTATAAAAGGGAAGAGGTACAGAAAAGAGGCATCTATCTCTCACTGACCTGAATATGGATGTAATATGGATGTGGGAAGACATGATGCTTTGAGCCACAGCAGCCACTTTGCAATCATGAAGGGGAAGAGCAAGAGAACCAGGCACACCAACCTATAGCCCTGACATTATGGACTTGCCAACCTCCAGACTCATGTGAGATAATTAAAAGTCCTCAAGGTTCAAGTGTCTGTCAGATAGACTCTATTACTTGCAGCTGAAAGTAATCTTAATGGATCCAGTGTTGGAATGCAGAGATGAATATGGCATGATCCTTGCACTCGAGCGGCAGACACAGCTGCCACACAGTCACCAGATTGCACATCTGCGTCTCCAAGCAGAGTCTGTAGTAGGACACCTGCCCACATGCAGACAGCACCAGCCAGCtggggggagcagggaggggcgGAAGAACAGGCTCACCTGCTGGGACACAGCACCTCGCAGGTCCTGCAGCACATCCAACATCTGGAAGATGTCAAACGCACGCACCACCTGGATCCTCTGGAGAGCTCCCGCCTGAAGAGGTAGGAGATAGAAGGGAGAGCTCTGGAGAAGAGGAGCAGGGGGTCGCGCAAGACGAAGAGGGAATTTTGAGGCTGAGCAGGAAGAGGCACTTAGACAGAGGGACTCAGGTCCAGGATGGCAAATGGGCTTTGTCTGATGGGCCAGTGCTCACCAAGGTGGCTGCCTGGGTGCTGAGCTGCAAAGCCAAGTCAGAGCTCTGTGGGAAGGAGGGATAGGACTGATTAGTGTGTCTTCCATGGGCAAGAAACGGGAGAGAAACACAGATGCTGGGTGTATGGCAGCCCTGAATTAGGGTATGGCAGGGGTGGGATGATGTCATAATGGGGAGGCTtgaagaacagaacagaaagtatTAGTAGAACAGCAAGTTTCAAAGCCAGAAATGTCTATTCACACAAATGGCCAAAATTCTTGCCACATTAGATAATGGGGTCTTACTTATGGTGTCAGAACCTCAAAGGAACCCAACCCTCCTGCTCTTTACCTGCTCCTCCTCATCTGGGGTTCTGGCCTGAAGTAGCTGGAGAATGCGGGAAGCTGTGAGCCCTCCATTGGAATCGATGTATAGGACGTTCTGTTGCAGGCCATGGGCCACGTTTGCAGCCACACAAAGACATACCTGAGTAGAGATGGGGCACTGGGTGAACTTGAGCCCTCAAGGAGTGCCCAGAATGGGTGCTCCCACCAAATCTTGTCCAGATCCCAGAGACACGAATGGGCCAAGTCCAAGCCCCACTCCTCACCACCCATCTTCTCTCTTCCGATCTCTGAATCACAAGCACACTGGCAGAAGCTTCCCCAGGGATCCAGGGCTATGCAcccacctcccccaaccctccTGGCTGCTGGACGCACGTGTACCTGGGTTTTGCCGCTACCTGGGCCTCCTACGATTTCAGTCACTTCTCCAGTATAGAGACCAGCATCCAGCAGTTTGTCCAGGCTGATGGCAGAAGAGGAGGCAAGAGAATCAACTGAGGGGATtcgagggaagggaggggagtaggaaccaggaaaaaaagcaagacatCCCTTCCAAGCACTGTTCTGTCCAGAGACATTCTAACATCTCTGGCCAGGAGGCTTCTCCTGGTAGAGTTTCCTTTGGGGAAAGCCAGCACGGCTAAACGTTCCTCCTCTGGCCCCTCATCCTTTCACTCTCAGCTTACAGATCACTCTAGGTGATCACTTCTCCACAGAGGTCTCTTTGCCACCCCATCCAATGGTCCTCTCATTCTCCATCTCAGCCCCTTCTGGGTTTCCTTGATAGCATTTCCCATAATTTGTCATTTTCTAaaactttgaaataattatagatttacaggaagttgcaaaaaacAATGTACAGGGAGGTCCCATGTACCCTTTACCTAGTTTCCCCTAACGGTAGCATCTTTCACTATAAGATGTATTGTACTACACTATAACATCGCAAATTGACACTGGTGCAATCCACAGAGCTTATTCAGATTCACCACCATTATttccgtgtgtgtctgtgtataactCTATGCCATTTCATCACATGCATGGGTTTATGTAACCACctcaatcaagatacagaacatttccattgctGCAAGGCTCCCTTGTGCCACCCTTTTATAGCCActctccttccatccatccacccctaatccctagcccctggcaactgcttaatctgttctccatctctattgTTATGTTATTTCAAGAATATTATGTACacagaatcacacaatatgtataACCTTTGTGATTGGCTTTTCTCACTCAGCATCATTCCCTCGAGATCCAAGTTGTCACATGTATCaacagtttgttcttttttactgccgagtagtattccatggtatggatggaccaagtttgtgttttttcttttttaaaaaaaataaatttattttttatttatttttatttttagctgcattggatcttccctgtggtacatgggctttctctagttacagtgagtgggggccattcttcaATGAAGTGCGcaggtggtggcttctcttgttgggaagcacgggctctaggcccgcgggcttcagtagttgtggcacacgggctcagcagttgtggttcgcaggctcagtagttgtagcacatgggctcaggcgctccacggcatgtgggatcttcctggaccttggctcgaacccgtgtcccctgtattggcaggcggattcttaagcactgggccaccagggaagcccccaagtttgtttaaccattcaacCATTGAAGGACATTTTAGCTGTTTCCAGTTGGAGGAAATTATGACTAAAACGGCTATGAACATTTGCATAGaggtttttctgtaaacctaagtttttatttctctggaataGATGCCCCAGAATACAActgttgggttgtatggtaagtgCATATTAATTTCACAAGAAACTACTAACTTGTTTTCCAGAGTGCCTATGctattttactttcccaccagcaatgtatgaggtaatccagtttctccacacccttacTAGCATTTGGAGTTATCACCATTCTTTATTTGAGCCATGCTAGGAGGTATGTAGTaatatctcgttgtggttttaatttgtatttccctaataacCAGTGATGTTGAACCTCGTTGGTGAAATGTCTGGTcgtgtcttttgcccattttctaattgcatTGTTTGTTCTACTGCTGAGTTTTAAGAAtcctttatatattccagatgcAAGTCCTTTGTTGAATACATGGATTGCaagtatttt
Protein-coding sequences here:
- the RAD51D gene encoding DNA repair protein RAD51 homolog 4 isoform X1 → MGVLRAGLCPGLTQDMVQLLRSRGIKTVVDLVSADLEEVAQKCGLSYKALVALRRVLLAQFSAFPFNGADLYEELKTSTAILSTGIASLDKLLDAGLYTGEVTEIVGGPGSGKTQVCLCVAANVAHGLQQNVLYIDSNGGLTASRILQLLQARTPDEEEQSSDLALQLSTQAATLAGALQRIQVVRAFDIFQMLDVLQDLRGAVSQQVSSSSGTLKVVVVDSVTAVVAPLLGGQQREGLALMMQLARELKTLARDLSVALVVTNHMTRDRDSGQLRPALGRSWSFVPSTRLLLDTGQDAGASGSWRMACLTKSPRLPTGLQEMVDPRTWGTPVQSPALQGGHT